Proteins from one Capricornis sumatraensis isolate serow.1 chromosome 2, serow.2, whole genome shotgun sequence genomic window:
- the LOC138073876 gene encoding olfactory receptor 10J1-like, with product MKTENHTGVREFIFQGFTSFHEHKLTLFVVFLTLYLLTLSGNVIIVTIISIDRHLHTPMYFFLTVLSTSETLYTLVIVPRMLSSLAGLSQPISLAGCATQMFFFITLAINNCFLLTAMGYDRYVAICNPLRYMIIMNKRVCAQLVWGACSIGLFVATIQISSVFRLPFCYRKVAHYFCDIRPVMKLSCANTTIHDIINFLISSLVIVVPMVLVFISYIPIISTILKIASAEGRKKAFATCASHLTAVIVHCGCASIAYLKPKSENRRDQDQLISVTYTVFTPLLNPVVYTLRNKEVKDALCRAIGKKTLA from the coding sequence ATGAAGACAGAGAATCACACAGGGGTGAGGGAGTTTATTTTCCAGGGTTTTACCAGTTTTCATGAACATAAGCTCACCCTCTTTGTGGTTTTCCTTACCTTGTACCTTTTGACCTTGTCTGGCAATGTCATCATTGTGACAATTATCAGCATTGATCGACACcttcacacccccatgtacttcttccttacTGTGCTTTCCACTTCAGAGACTTTGTACACATTGGTCATTGTACCTCGGATGCTGTCCAGTCTCGCAGGTCTGAGCCAACCCATCTCCTTGGCTGGCTGTGCCACCCAGATGTTCTTTTTTATCACTTTGGCCATCAACAACTGCTTTCTGCTCACAGCGATGGGatatgaccgctatgtggccatctgcaacCCCTTGAGGTACATGATCATCATGAACAAGAGGGTGTGTGCCCAGCTGGTATGGGGGGCCTGCAGCATTGGGTTGTTTGTGGCCACAATTCAGATTTCCTCTGTGTTCAGGCTGCCCTTTTGTTACAGAAAGGTGGCCCATTATTTCTGTGATATCCGCCCGGTTATGAAACTCTCCTGTGCCAACACCACTATACATGACATAATTAATTTCCTTATCAGCTCACTCGTCATTGTGGTGCCCATGGTTTTGGTCTTCATCTCGTATATCCCCATCATCTCCACCATCCTCAAGATTGCTTCTGCTGAGGGCCGGAAGAAGGCCTttgccacctgcgcctcccatcTCACGGCGGTCATTGTGCACTGTGGCTGTGCCTCTATCGCCTACCTCAAGCCCAAGTCAGAGAACAGGAGGGATCAGGACCAGCTGATTTCAGTGACTTACACAGTTTTCACTCCTCTCCTTAATCCTGTGGTGTACACTCTAAGGAACAAAGAGGTCAAGGATGCCCTTTGCCGTGCTATTGGCAAAAAAACTCTTGCTTAG
- the LOC138074542 gene encoding mucosal pentraxin, whose protein sequence is MEKLLLGVLLLAFLPEGMTQRDLRGKVFIFPKQSDTAYVTLIPRVRKPLRSFTLCLKAFTDLTRPYSLFSYSTKSRDNELLLFASKVGEYELYIGNTKVTFKVPQPRYGPVHLCVSWESVSGIAELWVNRRPVGRKGLRRGYTLREDARIILGQEQDSFGGNFDAKQSFVGEIWDVSLWDHVVSIRSLCSTCYTGNILNWKALIYQAKGYVVVKPKL, encoded by the exons ATGGAGAAGCTTCTTCTGGGTGTCCTGCTCCTCGCCTTTCTCCCAGAGGGCATGACGCAGAGAG ACTTGAGAGGGAAGGTGTTTATTTTCcctaaacagtcagacacagcctACGTGACCCTGATCCCCAGGGTGAGGAAGCCGCTGAGGAGTTTTACTCTGTGCCTGAAAGCCTTCACAGACCTCACTCGCCCCTACAGCCTCTTCTCCTACAGCACTAAGTCTAGAGACAATGAGCTGCTtctctttgccagcaaagtgggAGAGTACGAACTGTACATCGGGAACACTAAGGTCACTTTCAAGGTCCCCCAACCCCGTTATGGCCCGGTCCATCTCTGTGTCAGCTGGGAGTCTGTCTCTGGGATTGCTGAACTCTGGGTGAACAGGAGGCCCGTGGGGAGGAAGGGCTTGAGGAGAGGGTACACTTtgcgagaagatgcaagaatcatCTTGGGACAGGAGCAGGATTCATTTGGGGGAAACTTTGATGCCAAACAATCCTTTGTTGGGGAGATCTGGGATGTGTCCTTGTGGGATCATGTGGTCTCCATAAGGAGCTTGTGCTCCACCTGTTACACCGGCAACATCTTGAACTGGAAGGCCCTGATTTATCAAGCTAAAGGCTATGTGGTGGTGAAGCCCAAGTTGTAG